Sequence from the Maribellus comscasis genome:
CCGGTGCCCGTCGTTGTTAAATTTATGTTGGAAATTTAAACGTCCGCTGTAAAAGTCGTTTTCCCGGTCCGATATTTCTTCGGTAACCGCAAAATAATCGTCAACACCAGCAGGAATAGAGTAGAAGCGTGATTTTCCGCCTTCGTTTCGCGTGTTTCCTGATTTTCCTAATTCACCGGAAACTGAAAGGGTGGTCTGCTGTGAAAGAAAAAGTTCGATTCCTGATTTAAAATTATGTCCCTGCCTGACAAAGTTCCGATCACCGCCGATATCAATATAGGTAGTGGTATCGTTGGAATACGATTCGCGAAAAGAGTTCATTCCTCCGCCGTTGGTTTCGTCCCTCCAATCGGCGCCAACAAAGAAGTTAAAGTTGTTTGTACGATAATTTAAAGTAAAATCCCCACGATATTTATCTCCGCTTCCAATTGAAGCGTTTACAATTCCGTTAATACCATTCATTGAATTCTTTTTCATTACCAGGTTGATTATTCCCGCGGTTCCGTCAGGTTCATATTTTGCCGATGGATTGGTTATAATTTCAATATTCTCAATGGCGGATGAAGGAATTTGCCTCAATGCATCGCTACCGCTTAAAACGCTTGGACGACCGTCAATCAACACTGTAAAATTGGAAGAACCTCTTAATGATACGTTTCCTTCGATATCAACCTGTACCGACGGCGTGTTTTCCAAAACATCCACCGCTGTACCGCCTACAGCATTAATCATTTGGCTAACGTTAACAACTTTTTTGTCGAGTTTAAACTCAACCGGAGCTTTATCGGCTACGACTTCCACGCTGTTTAACTCCACTGCCGACGGGGCCAACTCAATATTCCCTGAATTAAAAAGCGGAGTGTTTTCGTTCAGAATTACTTCATCGATATTTGTTTTTTCAAAACCTATAAAATTGGCTTCAAGGTAGTACTCTCCATAGTTTATACCTTTGATTTCAAATTGTCCATTTTCATTTGTTATTCCACCGTTAACAAGTGTTGAATCCTTTGTATTATAGACAGCGACATTGGCGTATTCCATCGGCTGTCCTGTTGTTTCGTCGATGATTGCCCCTTTTATTACGCCAGGTTTATCATCATCGTCGTCTGTATTGTTGTTTCCCGTATTTCCCAGGGAATTTAAAGTGAAAAATATAAGTACTACTCCCAATAATTTCCTCATTTTTTAGTTTTTTGAATTTTTCTGTTTTTCTTATTGTTTGCTTACATATTAAGACAAAATACTCTTTTGTGAGTTTAATCGCAGAATTGTTAATAAAATGTTAAAGGAAGAGTTAACACTTAATTTGAGTCCAAAACAAAACGGAGTCGGTCGCGAATAATAAAAATTCTCAAATCAAAGGGAAGTAATAATTAATCAATTTTGAATAAGAATCTGGATGGTTTTGTGTTTGTATATTTTCTGATTTATAAATAGATAGTAAAAAACCACTCCTTACGAGTGGTTTAATAACAAAACTTAAAATCTATGGAAGAAAGAACCATCTGCCCTTTAATCCATATTTTACTGACTCCAATATACTGTAATGGTTTAACAATAAAATAAAAAGTTAACCAGAATAAAGATATTTTAACGATTTGATTTTATTTAAAGTTCCAAAGCTTAAATTTGTTACAGTCAAATAATAAAATAACCTAATTTGAAAATAAATTTTAACATGCTATAAAAATGAATAATCAACAGGAAGATTTACAGACACCTCCGGCCAACTATTTGGTTTGGGCTATTTTGACAACAATTTTATGTTGCCTGCCTTTGGGTATTGTATCTATAATTTATGCTGCCCAGGTTAATTCTAAGTGGATGGCAGGTGATTATGCAGGGGCTCAAAGTGCGAGCAGAAATGCGAAGATTTGGGCCTGGGTTTCCTTTGGTGCAGCAATTTTGGGAGCTGTTATCTGGTTTATATTAGCCGCACTTGGAGTTGTTGTTGGAGGGATTTTAGGACTTTTTGATTTTTAGGATGAGGATATTTTTACGAACAGGGCTGCTGATTTTGTTTTCAGGATTAGCAGTCCTTTTTTTTGTTTTGGATCCAATTGAGAATGCGCTTTTCCCCCGATGTGTTTTTCATTCGTTGACAGGATATTATTGTCCGGGCTGCGGGTCACAAAGAGCCATACACAGCTTGCTTCATCTGGATTTTGCCAGTGTTGTCCGAAATAATGTTCTTTTTTTACCGGCTGTTTTGCTGCTTATTTATCATTATTCCCATCCCATACTTAATAAAAGTTTGAATTGGAAATTACCCAACATTTTTTATCTCAAACAAACCCCTTGGATTATTTTGATTGTTATTGTGCTGTTCTGGGTTTTACGTAATATTCCCAACATTCCATTTTCAGTTTTAGCCCCTAATTGAAGTTAGGTTCTGATGCTAACTTTTTTCTTTTTCTTTTTCTTTCATTCCAAATTTTGGATCGTATTTCAAGTAATTAATAATGATAAACCCGGGAAGTGTGCATGCCATCACCCAAATAAAAAAGTACTTATAGCCGATCAATTCCTCAATCCAGCCACTAATCATTCCGGGAAGCATCATTCCCAAAGCCATAAAACCGGTACAAAGGGCGTAGTGTGCTGTTTTGTGCTGACCATCTGAAATGTATATCAGATATAACATAAAAGCAGTAAATCCAAAACCATAGCCAAATTGTTCAATAATAACAGAACCGGTTACTATCCATAAATTCTGAGGTTGAATAAAAGCCAGAAAAACATAAACAAGGTTGGGTAGGTTCATCGCAAAAACCATGGGCAGCATCCATTTTTTTAAACCTTGCCGGGAAACTACAATCCCGCCAAGAATTCCGCCAAGTGTTAATGCGATCATTCCTGCTGTTCCGTATATAAAACCAATGTTACTGGTGCTTAGACCAAGTCCGCCAACATCAGGACTATCAAGTAAAAAGGGAGATGCAAGCTTTACCAATTGTGCTTCCCCCAGGCGGAAGATTAAAATAAAAATAATGGATAATACAATTCCTTCTTTTTTAAAAAAGGAGATAAAAGTCTCGCCAAAACCGGCAAAAACTTGTTTTAGCGATTTTGCCTGACGTTTAGAATCGCTGGCAGGATAGGGAAGAATAAACAGGTGCCAAACAAAAAAGAGCGTAAACAAAGCTGCAATTATAAAAAATGTAAGGCTCCACGCCCATTGAATATCACTGGTGATTTTTTCCATTTGCCCGGCTAATATTACAAACAGTCCCTGACCTGCCAGCATTGCAATCCGGTAAAAAGTGTTTCTTATTCCGATAAAAAAAGCCTGGTCGTGTTTGGTAAGACCGAGCATATAAAAACCGTCGGCAGCAATATCGTGAGTGGCAGAACTAAACGCAAGTAACCAGAAAAAAGCAAGTGTATACTGAAAAAAGTTCCCGGCTGGAATTGTAAAAGCAACACCAGCCAGTGCACCGCCAATAATAAGCTGCATCGCCACAATCCAGTAGCGTTTGGTTTTCAAAATATCAACAATTGGGCTCCAAAGTGGTTTGATAACCCACGGTAAATACAGCCAGCTTGTATAAAGTGCAATATCGGTATTGGAAATTTCCAACCGTTTATACATTATTACCGATACTGTCATTACTAACACATAGGGCAAACCTTCTGCAAAATAAAGTGTTGGTATCCACGCCCATGGATTTCGAGTTGTTTGTTTAGCCATCCTGATATAGTTTTTTTATTTTGGCACTTCTAAAGTAATGATTTAATATTTTTTTGTACGAGTAGCCTTGTCCACCCATTACAGCAGCTCCAATCTGGCAAAGGCCAACTCCGTGTCCCCAACCTGCTCCGCTTAACACAATTTTCTGCGGAATTCCCTCTTCAACATCCAAATGATCTACTACAAATGCAGCGCTGTAAAGATGCGATTCCGATAACCATTTTCTGATTTCCAGTTCTTTGCCAACGGTGAGCGTCTTTTTTGTTCCGCGTATTTTTAGTTTGATTAATCTGCCTGAAACACCACGTTTAACGGGCTCCAGTTTTATTATTTTGCCAAAATCGATTCCCGAACGTTTTTTTATTAATTCTGAAATTTCTTTTTGAGTGTATCCCACTTTCCAACGGTAAAAATCGGTAGTGGTCTGGTCAAAATCGGGCAAAACCTGAGACAAGACTTTTTTATCGCTGGTGTTGCAGAATGCCGGCGGATTGTTGCGAATCCACTTTTCTGCATTGCTTTCATCTCCCAGATTAAGATTGAAATTCCGGGGACTTTTTTTGTTGTCAACCACTTTTGTTAAATACGGGTGGGTTACCGGTTCCCAAACATTTTCAAAACTTTCGGCTATGCCGCCGCAACATTTTGAAAAGCGCGCATCGCAAATTTTGTCGTCGTAAACGAGTACTTCTCCGCTGGTATCTTCCACTGCTTTTAACGCTTTTTCGGAGTGAATTTTGGTGATTCCCTGGTAACGCTGGCAGTGGTCGTCGGCACACACATCAAAATTGTGGTGATCTTCGCGATCATACCAACGAACGATTTCATCCTCTGTTTCATGCGATGTTTGATACAAGGCGCCGCCAGCCTGCAGCGACTTCGTTTTTTCAATTTGCGCCAGCAGCCAGCTTCGCGAAATTACAGCGTGCGCTTTTAACAAATCGGGTGAACTGGTGGCGCTCATTTCCGACGAAATCACACTTTTCAGGTACTCTTCCAAATCGATGATGTTTATCGCCCGCACTTTTTCGTGTTCCGGAATTAATTTTAAGCTTCCTTTAAATTGCTGGTTTTCTTTTTGTTCCCAGTGAAAATTTACGCCAATGATTACATTATTTAATTCAAAAAACGAATCGTTGTTTGTAGGCTGAAATATAAATTCGTTTGTTATTTCTGTTTCTTTTGAATTTTTGGAAAGTACAACTTGGCCGTTTTTTACAACAGCTTTAAATGTTCCGCTGAATTCAGAATTTTTGCTTGAGAATTGCCCTGAAAGTGCAAATTGTAGTTCTTCACAGGCAATTATTCCAACTTCAATTTTAGGTTGATTTTTCATCGTAAAGGATTTTTGCACGCTATTTCAGTCTGCTTATTTTTTTTAAGACCGGACTAAATTTTTCTTTCGAGATACTCACTTCCGAGTAGATTTCTTCTATTTCTTTTTTCGTAATTTTTTTAAAATCTTCCTCACGGGGTAAAACCAGAATTCCTCCCATCTCAACCGATGCCGGTCCTACAACAATCTTTTGCTCATCGTCTCTGAAAAAGTGGGATGGCCGTTGTTTTTCTCTCGGAAAAATAATAACTCTCCACTGATTTTTAGTATAATTACAAAGCACATTCAGCATTGGTTCTTCTCCGTTTTTTATGTCGAGTAAATCGAAAATCTGTTTAAATTTTTCTTCAAGCAACTCTTTTTTTGAGGCGACGATGGCGATAAACCGCCGAAGATAATTTTCGGTGGCAACTATTTTGATGTCGTTGGTTTGAAGGAGAATTTGCGAATGATTTTTTTCAAGTTCATCAAATTCTTTTTCCACGCGCATAATGTTTGTGCTTCCGGCCTGGAAATGAAAATGGTCGGGAGCAGAAGCTCCGCATTTCGGGCCGTTGTAAAAAACGGTGAAGTCGGGCAAATTTTTACTCAATTGCAGCATATCATGAAAATGAGACAAAATTTGTTGTGGAATATGTTCCCGGTTTGAAATTGTTAAATGTTTGGGGAAAATCGGATAGGGATTTGTTAAAATCAGGTATTTATTTTGGAAAAGAATTCCCTTTTGTTTTTGCTGCATATTTTTCAAACAAAGAAAACACGTGCGCCCGGCAAGACTTTTTGCATCGGTTTTTGCAGCCGAAGAGCGAATACGTTCGGCATTAAACTGAACCGTAATTTTAAAGTGTCCAAAATCAAAATTTTTGGTTTGAATAGTTGCCAAAGCACTAAAGTTTTTTGCAGCCACTTTCCAGGTTAATCTTTGCTGTTCTATAAGTGATTTTGCCTGTTCGTTAATACTTTGAACAGAGCCGAATTTCGAGAGTTCTTCTTGTGGGATAATTCTATTTTCCAACACAATTTTATTTTAGTGAATATATTTTTACTGCTTGCTATTACTGCGACTGACTAACTGCCTCAACCTCGCTTTCAATTCAATTGTTCGAATTCGGTCTTTGTATAAATTGTGCGCATTTAGTTTGTTGATATCCAGCGATGCATCAGTGTTATCTTCCCAGCGGCGGCATAAATACAATGGTTCATAAATCCGTCCGATTTTATATTCGCGTGAAATGGCCAGTCCAACCGCATAATCTTCACCATAACTAACATTGGGCATCTTTAATTCGCGCAAAACCGGAGTGTAAAATGCCCGTGGGGCGCCAAGTCCGTTAATGCGTAACGCGTTATTTGGCCCGTTATCCGGTGTCCATTCCTTGTGGTCAATGATTCCCGGTGGAATCTCCTCCAATGCAAAATTGGTCATTTGGTATGAGCCAATTACCATTGCGCACTTTTCTTCGTAAAATTGTTCAACGATTTTTTGCAGTGTATTTTCCGAAGAATACAAATCGTCACTGTCGAGCTGAACTGCAAATTTTCCGCAGTTTTTATCAAAAATGGCTTCATTCCAGCATCCACCAATCCCTAAATCTTTTCGTTTCGGAACAATATGAATGAGTTTTTTTTCTTTAGCATATTCGGCCAAAATTTCGGTGGTTCCATCGGAAGAATAATTATCAACTACAATTAAATTAAATTTAAAATTGGTTTTTTGATTCAGCGCTGAATTTACCGCATCTTTTATCGTTTTAATGCGGTTTCGCACAGGAATAACCACTGTTGCTTCTACCGGAAACTCTTCTTCTGAAAGATTGATTTCTTTATAGGGTGGATGCAAAAAAGCGCCAATTTTTTTCAAATGGCTGGTGCAGGCTTTTTCCATTTCAACTTGTTTTTCACGGGCAAGGTTGCTCACATAATCAAACTGTTTTTCGCCCGATTTACGGGTGTCGGTTTCAACCATGGTGAAAAGAAATTCCGGAATTCGAATCAATTCACCTAAACGCGATGCGTGCAACCGAAGTGCATAATATCCGGCCATGGAAAATTCGTCTTCCGCAAAACTTTTTAATACATCGGAACGATAAAACTGCACCGGGCCAAAGTTGAAATCGTCGCGCAAACTCCCTTCCTGGTAATCAATAACAGGGTGGTTTATCCGCTCACCATTTTTTATTTCCATGTAATCTGAATAGATCATTGCTGCCCCTGTATTTTTGGCAGCACCAGTCAAACGTTCCAGCGAAAATTGCCCGATTTCAAGCGGAGTGTTTTGCAAAGCAACAAAAGCAAATTCAGCTTTACTTTTTTGTGCCATTTGTTTTATAAACGAGGTTGACAAAGGCGTGCTGCTTACCAAAGTTTCAGCATCCTGAATCTGAACAGCCTCCGGCGCAACTATAAAAATTTGTTTCACTTCCTTAATTGCACGAAATTCTGAAACCAGTTTTTGCGTTTCTGCTGTTCCGCTAAATGCAAGAAATATGTCGGTTTTTTGATTCATTCGAAAGTTCAAATTTGAATTTTAACAAAGGTAGAAAATGGTAATTAAAACTACATTTTGTGTTTTCTTTGCAAGTGATGAGTTGTATTCAATTTAATTAACGCCTGGTTCTGCAAAAGATTTTTAGTAACAGTTTATTTCTTTAATTAACGGTGTTCCGAAGGCACGAGTAATTTCGATCTTAATCCCGGTTGTAATCAGGTTTGGTGTTTTTTCAATTCGTTTGTGTCCGATACAACTCCCCTCACTTATTTGTTTCCAATTCTCTTCTTGTTTCACAAAAAGTTTATAATCTCTGATTCGTTCTCCCTTCGATATGTCTTCTTCTATTACCACATAGTTTATTTTTTGTGGCGATGGAAAATTTACAGTAAAAATGTTTCCTTTTCCCCCGGTACGCCCCAGTGACTCCGCAAACTGGCTTTTTAATTCGTTTCCAAATTCAGCCAGCCTTGTAACGTCAGCATCCGGAACGAGCCCTCTGTCGTCGACTACTATACCAAGTAACATGTTGGTATTTCTTCCTACCGATTGAATATAGCGTTCCATTAAATCATTTACACTCCTTAAGGTAGAGTCCTCTCCTTCGTGCCAGAACCAGCCTCCCTGAAACGCATGTTCCCGCAACGGAAAATCTGCTTCTCCCGGACACCAGAACGCGCCATCGGGGTTGCCATTTAATCCTTTTATCTGAATCAATCCGGTAGCTGATGTGGTGGAATCGGCCCTTGCCCAGCAGGGATAGGGAGCCACACCATTTTCATTTCCAACCCAGCGTATATTGTTGGTAAAACCATAGGGCCCCTGAAAGGCGATGGCATTGGGCTGGTATTTTTCCAGCAATGAAAGCATCTCAATCCCTCCTTTGTCAGGAGGTAAAACACCGCCATCAAACCATATTTCAAATAAATCTCCGTATTGCGTCCAAAGTTCGGTGAGTTGTGTTTTTACAATTTCGTTATACTTTTTTTGCTCATCTGAATCGCCGGACAAAACCAGGCCCGGATTGTCGACATGACAATAAGCATTTGCAGAAGCGCTGGCGTAAATCCCCGGCTTCACTCCATATTTTTTGCAGGAGGCGATAAAATCTTTTACAACGTCGCCTTCTCCGTTCTTCCAGGGTGAACTTTTTACACTATATTCGTGAGCTTTTGTTGGCCAAAGACTAAAACCACTGCAATGTTTGGCCACCAGCACTGCGTAGGTTGCCCCTGCCGATTTAGCCGCTTTTATCCATTGATCCGTATCGAGTTGTTTTGGATTAAATACCGACGGATTGGGTTGATGGTCTCTGGTTTCACGCCATTTATATTCCGGCTCAAATACCTGGACGTCGAGGTGAAATAATGCACCTATTTCTGCATCTGACCATTCGAGGTGGGATTTTGCAGGAAGAATTTGTTTTTGAGAGCTGTTGCAGGAAATAAGAATTACTGCTACAGCTAAAAAAAATAATAGTTTTGAATACATAAAGCAAGCTTTCTTTTTTAGAATAAAACCGGATTTATTTTGTCAATTAATTCATGTCTGATTTTTTGGAAATTATCAATTTCAAATGGCTACAATTTAAATAAAATATTATATAGCTTTGACATTTTTATTTTAAAGAATGAGCTGCAAACCTAAAGATGAAGGATAAAACCGATGCGAAAATATTATCCGGAATCAGAAGAGGGGATTCAAAATCTTTTGATTTACTGTTTGATAATTACTATGACAGGCTCTGTAATTACGTAACTTCAATAATTCAAAACAATGAAGCAGCTGAAGATATTATACAGGATTTGTTTGCAAATATGTGGGTAAATCGCAAAAGATTGTCTGTCCAGGTGTCTTTAAAATCGTATCTGTTTCGTTCCTCTTATAATGCAAGTCTCGATTATTTAAAGCATTTAAAAGTTGAAAATCGATATCAAACCGGTATTTCAGAACAATTTCCTCCTTCATTTAACGACAGTTTAGAGTTTTTGGAATTACTTGAATCAATGGAAGAGAGTATTGAGCAGTTGCCGGAACAATGCAAAGTAATATTTAAGCTTAGTCGGTTTGAGCAGTTAAAATACCGCGAAATTGCCGAAAAACTTTCTGTTTCAGAAAATACTGTTGATACTCAAATTCGCCGGGCGTTAAAAAAATTACGGGAGGATTTTAAAGACTATCTGGCACTTCTTCTGATATTTCTGCGAATATTTTTTTAAAAAAAGGATCTTCCTTGTCACGGAAGAATTTTTTTCAGTCGTCATATAAATAGCTTAGAAAATTATGAACAAAAACGATTTCAATAATAAAGACTTTTTTGCTAAAGTTTTAAGCGGGAATGCTACGGAACAAGAGCAGAAAAAGTTTGAAAAATGGCTTTCGTTGTCGGAAGGTAACCGAAGCGAATTTGAGTTGTATCAAAAGTTATGGAAATCGTTACCCTTTTTTAAACGGAGAGACCTGAACTCAGCAAAGTTAAAAACACATCTTAAAATAATTGAGAAACAAAAACGCGAAAGGAGTTTCTTTTACTATTGGCAGAAAGCTGCGGCAGTGTTGCTGATTCCAGTATTGATTGCTGCCAGCTATTTTTATTTCGACAAAGATAAACCAACTAAATCTAATGTAGCCACATTAGAAACAATTCAAACGCCATACGGAGCAAGAACTTCTTTCGCGCTTCCTGATGGTTCCGTTGTTTGGTTAAATGCGGGGAGCAAGGTTGCTTATCCTCATGAATTTTCAGATACCCGGGAAGTGGAACTATCCGGAGAAATGTATCTGGAGGTTAAAAAAAGTAACGCTCCGTTTATTGTTAAAACAAAATATGGAAACGTAGAGGTTTTAGGTACAAAA
This genomic interval carries:
- a CDS encoding RNA polymerase sigma-70 factor; translation: MKDKTDAKILSGIRRGDSKSFDLLFDNYYDRLCNYVTSIIQNNEAAEDIIQDLFANMWVNRKRLSVQVSLKSYLFRSSYNASLDYLKHLKVENRYQTGISEQFPPSFNDSLEFLELLESMEESIEQLPEQCKVIFKLSRFEQLKYREIAEKLSVSENTVDTQIRRALKKLREDFKDYLALLLIFLRIFF
- a CDS encoding glycosyltransferase family 2 protein, giving the protein MNQKTDIFLAFSGTAETQKLVSEFRAIKEVKQIFIVAPEAVQIQDAETLVSSTPLSTSFIKQMAQKSKAEFAFVALQNTPLEIGQFSLERLTGAAKNTGAAMIYSDYMEIKNGERINHPVIDYQEGSLRDDFNFGPVQFYRSDVLKSFAEDEFSMAGYYALRLHASRLGELIRIPEFLFTMVETDTRKSGEKQFDYVSNLAREKQVEMEKACTSHLKKIGAFLHPPYKEINLSEEEFPVEATVVIPVRNRIKTIKDAVNSALNQKTNFKFNLIVVDNYSSDGTTEILAEYAKEKKLIHIVPKRKDLGIGGCWNEAIFDKNCGKFAVQLDSDDLYSSENTLQKIVEQFYEEKCAMVIGSYQMTNFALEEIPPGIIDHKEWTPDNGPNNALRINGLGAPRAFYTPVLRELKMPNVSYGEDYAVGLAISREYKIGRIYEPLYLCRRWEDNTDASLDINKLNAHNLYKDRIRTIELKARLRQLVSRSNSKQ
- a CDS encoding CD225/dispanin family protein, whose translation is MNNQQEDLQTPPANYLVWAILTTILCCLPLGIVSIIYAAQVNSKWMAGDYAGAQSASRNAKIWAWVSFGAAILGAVIWFILAALGVVVGGILGLFDF
- a CDS encoding SpoIID/LytB domain-containing protein, with product MKNQPKIEVGIIACEELQFALSGQFSSKNSEFSGTFKAVVKNGQVVLSKNSKETEITNEFIFQPTNNDSFFELNNVIIGVNFHWEQKENQQFKGSLKLIPEHEKVRAINIIDLEEYLKSVISSEMSATSSPDLLKAHAVISRSWLLAQIEKTKSLQAGGALYQTSHETEDEIVRWYDREDHHNFDVCADDHCQRYQGITKIHSEKALKAVEDTSGEVLVYDDKICDARFSKCCGGIAESFENVWEPVTHPYLTKVVDNKKSPRNFNLNLGDESNAEKWIRNNPPAFCNTSDKKVLSQVLPDFDQTTTDFYRWKVGYTQKEISELIKKRSGIDFGKIIKLEPVKRGVSGRLIKLKIRGTKKTLTVGKELEIRKWLSESHLYSAAFVVDHLDVEEGIPQKIVLSGAGWGHGVGLCQIGAAVMGGQGYSYKKILNHYFRSAKIKKLYQDG
- a CDS encoding FecR family protein; translation: MNKNDFNNKDFFAKVLSGNATEQEQKKFEKWLSLSEGNRSEFELYQKLWKSLPFFKRRDLNSAKLKTHLKIIEKQKRERSFFYYWQKAAAVLLIPVLIAASYFYFDKDKPTKSNVATLETIQTPYGARTSFALPDGSVVWLNAGSKVAYPHEFSDTREVELSGEMYLEVKKSNAPFIVKTKYGNVEVLGTKFNVCAYNDEPFQTTLIEGNVALKSKESGKQFVLSPGLQAVLENGIFNADTVDVASYISWKDGKMEFRREPFELVAKRLERWFNVSIELKGEQIKNLWYTGTIEMESFSEVLELIKNTTPIEYSFNSKTRVLTIESKILKEEMPM
- a CDS encoding DUF4922 domain-containing protein — its product is MENRIIPQEELSKFGSVQSINEQAKSLIEQQRLTWKVAAKNFSALATIQTKNFDFGHFKITVQFNAERIRSSAAKTDAKSLAGRTCFLCLKNMQQKQKGILFQNKYLILTNPYPIFPKHLTISNREHIPQQILSHFHDMLQLSKNLPDFTVFYNGPKCGASAPDHFHFQAGSTNIMRVEKEFDELEKNHSQILLQTNDIKIVATENYLRRFIAIVASKKELLEEKFKQIFDLLDIKNGEEPMLNVLCNYTKNQWRVIIFPREKQRPSHFFRDDEQKIVVGPASVEMGGILVLPREEDFKKITKKEIEEIYSEVSISKEKFSPVLKKISRLK
- a CDS encoding DUF2752 domain-containing protein; the protein is MRIFLRTGLLILFSGLAVLFFVLDPIENALFPRCVFHSLTGYYCPGCGSQRAIHSLLHLDFASVVRNNVLFLPAVLLLIYHYSHPILNKSLNWKLPNIFYLKQTPWIILIVIVLFWVLRNIPNIPFSVLAPN
- a CDS encoding AmpG family muropeptide MFS transporter; translated protein: MAKQTTRNPWAWIPTLYFAEGLPYVLVMTVSVIMYKRLEISNTDIALYTSWLYLPWVIKPLWSPIVDILKTKRYWIVAMQLIIGGALAGVAFTIPAGNFFQYTLAFFWLLAFSSATHDIAADGFYMLGLTKHDQAFFIGIRNTFYRIAMLAGQGLFVILAGQMEKITSDIQWAWSLTFFIIAALFTLFFVWHLFILPYPASDSKRQAKSLKQVFAGFGETFISFFKKEGIVLSIIFILIFRLGEAQLVKLASPFLLDSPDVGGLGLSTSNIGFIYGTAGMIALTLGGILGGIVVSRQGLKKWMLPMVFAMNLPNLVYVFLAFIQPQNLWIVTGSVIIEQFGYGFGFTAFMLYLIYISDGQHKTAHYALCTGFMALGMMLPGMISGWIEELIGYKYFFIWVMACTLPGFIIINYLKYDPKFGMKEKEKEKS
- a CDS encoding alpha-L-fucosidase; translated protein: MYSKLLFFLAVAVILISCNSSQKQILPAKSHLEWSDAEIGALFHLDVQVFEPEYKWRETRDHQPNPSVFNPKQLDTDQWIKAAKSAGATYAVLVAKHCSGFSLWPTKAHEYSVKSSPWKNGEGDVVKDFIASCKKYGVKPGIYASASANAYCHVDNPGLVLSGDSDEQKKYNEIVKTQLTELWTQYGDLFEIWFDGGVLPPDKGGIEMLSLLEKYQPNAIAFQGPYGFTNNIRWVGNENGVAPYPCWARADSTTSATGLIQIKGLNGNPDGAFWCPGEADFPLREHAFQGGWFWHEGEDSTLRSVNDLMERYIQSVGRNTNMLLGIVVDDRGLVPDADVTRLAEFGNELKSQFAESLGRTGGKGNIFTVNFPSPQKINYVVIEEDISKGERIRDYKLFVKQEENWKQISEGSCIGHKRIEKTPNLITTGIKIEITRAFGTPLIKEINCY